A genome region from Macaca fascicularis isolate 582-1 chromosome 3, T2T-MFA8v1.1 includes the following:
- the FAM220A gene encoding protein FAM220A, translating into MRDRRGSLGTCLAQVQQARGGDSNKLSYSLKKRMPMEGLWPADAPSWMNKPVVDGNSQSEALSLEMRKDPSGAGLWLHGGGPVLPYVKESVRRNPASAATRSTAVGLLPAPTECFAQVACSGVEALERDWLGGGARATDGHRGQCPKGEPRVSRLLCHQKLPEMGSFQDDPPNALPKGLGSELEPSCLHSVLSATLHACPEVLLNDETKRVFLDRLKPMFSKQTMEFKKMLKNTSDGLQITLGLLALQPFELANSLCHS; encoded by the coding sequence ATGAGGGACAGAAGGGGGTCCCTCGGCACCTGCCTGGCACAAGTGCAGCAGGCCAGAGGAGGTGACTCGAACAAACTGTCATACAGCCTTAAGAAAAGAATGCCGATGGAGGGCCTTTGGCCTGCAGATGCACCCTCCTGGATGAATAAGCCTGTGGTTGATGGAAATTCACAGAGTGAGGCATTATCACTGGAAATGAGAAAGGATCCGAGCGGGGCTGGCCTCTGGCTTCACGGTGGTGGCCCTGTGCTTCCATACGTGAAAGAATCAGTAAGAAGAAATCCAGCCTCAGCAGCCACTCGGAGCACAGCCGTGGGTTTGCTCCCTGCTCCAACAGAGTGTTTTGCTCAGGTGGCCTGCAGTGGTGTTGAAGCTCTGGAGCGGGACTGGCTTGGAGGAGGGGCCAGGGCCACCGACGGCCACAGAGGACAGTGCCCCAAAGGAGAGCCTCGGGTGTCACGACTGCTATGCCATCAAAAACTGCCGGAAATGGGAAGTTTTCAGGATGACCCACCAAATGCTCTTCCCAAGGGTCTGGGCTCTGAGTTGGAACCCTCTTGCCTGCACTCCGTCCTGTCTGCAACACTGCACGCGTGTCCTGAAGTGCTCCTGAATGATGAGACAAAACGAGTTTTCCTTGACCGTTTAAAGCCCATGTTTTCAAAGCAAACGATGGAATTCAAGAAAATGCTTAAAAACACCTCGGATGGTCTGCAGATAACACTGGGGTTACTGGCTCTGCAACCTTTTGAATTAGCAAATTCATTATGCCATAGTTAA